One genomic segment of Sorex araneus isolate mSorAra2 chromosome X, mSorAra2.pri, whole genome shotgun sequence includes these proteins:
- the PPP3R1 gene encoding calcineurin subunit B type 1, which translates to MGNEASYPLEMCSHFDADEIKRLGKRFKKLDLDNSGSLSVEEFMSLPELQQNPLVQRVIDIFDTDGNGEVDFKEFIEGVSQFSVKGDKEQKLRFAFRIYDMDKDGYISNGELFQVLKMMVGNNLKDTQLQQIVDKTIINADKDGDGRISFEEFCAVVGGLDIHKKMVVDV; encoded by the exons ttGATGCTGATGAAATTAAAAGGCTAGGAAAAAGATTTAAGAAACTTGATTTGGACAACTCTGGTTCTTTGAGCGTGGAAGAGTTCATGTCTTTGCCCGAGTTACAACAGAATCCTTTAGTACAGCGAGTAATAGATATATTCGACACAGATGGGAATGGAGAGGTAGACTTTAAAG aaTTCATTGAAGGAGTTTCTCAGTTCAGTGTCAAAGGGGACAAGGAACAGAAGTTGAGGT TTGCTTTCCGAATCTATGACATGGATAAAGATGGCTATATTTCCAATGGGGAACTCTTCCAGGTGCTGAAGATGATGGTGGGGAACAATCTGAAAGATACACAATTACAGCAAATCGTAGACAAAACCATAATAAATGCAGATAAGGATGGAGATGGAAGAATATCCTTTGAAGAATTCTGTGCT GTTGTAGGTGGCCTAGATATCCACAAAAAGATGGTGGTAGATGTGTGA